ctctgatgattatttttagaaattacaaAAGCACTAAGAGATGGGTGTGTCTGGTTTTCAGCAGCATGGCAGGGTTGGGCTGAGTGGTAAAGAACTGGCGCGGACATTTCCGTGTGCCCCTGGCAGGCCGTTTTGTACCTGAAAGTCAAAGCTCACTGCCAGATTTTGACCCACTCAGTCTGTTTCGATTCACAGCGTTACTGGCTGGATTTAAGATCACTTtgctgttgttgagacagggtcttgctctgccacccaggctggagaacaaaggtgctgtctcggctcactgcgacctccgcctctcaggcccaagccatcctccccgcctcagcctctcaagtacctgggactacaggcgggcaccaccacgcccaactaatttttatattttttagtagagatgggttttcaccctgttgcccaggctggtctcgaactcctggcttcaagcggcctgcccaaagtgttgcgatttcGGAGCCAGAACCCTGGTTTTCCGCACTTTATTCTTTTCCCCTCCAAGCTCACAAATGCCCTGAAGGCATGGGCGTTGTCTCCTTACCCGCCAGGGCCTAGAGGGGCCTGCAGCTCCAAGGTGTTAACAGTTACTAAATGAGTACAGGGTTGTGTTAATCACTTTGTCTTGCTCTGAAATGACCTCAAGACTTTTCTCTCTTCGTAACTTGATATTCTGCCTTTTGCGGTTTTTAACTTAATCTAGCAAAGGTGCGATTTTGGTGCTCTCGGGTGTCCTTGGCTCTTAAATCTTCCTCCCAGCCTGCAGTTTGGTCGTCTAGTATTTGAGTTCCTGACTGTTGAATTCCTGCTCCCATGAAGACGGAAACAGTCCTGTGGAGTCCTCTTCTGTTTCTCCAGTTgtgtttttaattcattatttatttttttgagacggtgtctcactctgccgtccccaggctggagtgcagtggtgtggtctcggctgcaacctccaactcatgtgattctgctgcctcagcctcctgagtagctgggacgacaggtgcccaccaccacacccagatactttttttgtatttttagtagagatggggtttcaccatgttggccaggctggtctcgaactcctgacgtcaggtgatcctcctgccttggctccccagagtgctgggattacaggcgtgagccacctcgttCAGCCCAATTTCGTTTCCTTCCACACCAGGTTTCTTGCCAGCCGCTCACGCCCTCCctgcttgtttttctgttgttgaatGACATGGATGTGGTCACCTGCCACCTCCCAGcgtgctcccacctcagcctccggataTATGCCACTGCTTCGCTCCACACGAAAGCTCTCCTCGGTGTCTATTTGCTCTGCTACGAAGTGGATGCattcttttaattctttgcttttattgtttgacTCACCCGAGGTCTTCGGACTTTGCCTCTGTGCTGGTCCAAGGACAGTCCACCTTTCTCACCGGTTTGGAGAGCTGGAGGCAGAGTAGGGTCGGCGGGAGGAGCGGGGCTCCGTGCTGTCTTTGAGAGTTTACTGAACGTCACTCTGCATGGTGGGGGGGGTGTCCTCTCCACTGGGGGCCTGGCTTGAGGTTCAGAGGGCCTCCCTGCGACACCAGACCCTGCGCCGTGATCCTCGGAAGGCCAGCCTCGACTGCCCCACCGTCTGCCAGTCTCTCCACCCGCACGGGGAGAAGCAGCAAAGGCTGCTGTTTTCAGGAGGCTCCTCTCCGGGCTGGGGTGGTGTGTCTGTCAGTCAGGATGTGTCCACCGGGTTCTCACTGTGAAGCTCGTCCTGTTTCTGGGGTGGCAGTGGGAGCAGCGTTGGGGGCGCTCCCCATGCCTCCCAGCTGCCTGGCACGTTCTGGTGTTTCTGGCTAACTTGCCGGCCATGCCAGGCGTTGGCAGAAGGAGATCTCAGGCCGCAACTCTGCTTTCCTGCTAAGGAGCCGAGGTAGGCTGGGGCTGTAGGGCCGGGGGAGACCAGCAGCCCCACCTCCTTCCTGGGAAGTCGACGCCTGTCTTTCATCGCCCCCTCCGGCACCTGGCTGCCGGCTCTCCCCTCTTCCCACCCAATCACCAGCAAGCCAGCTCCTGTTCCCTGCAGCCCACAGGACGGGTCCTGGGACCCACAGCCCTCTCTTCCCGGAGACACGACCGCCCTGTAGTTCCCGGGCCTGTGCTAACCCTGGCAGGGCTTTCCTTTCTGGTCCGCTCCGCAGCCATAACGTTGTGGCCCTGCTCTCCTTGGACCCCACCTGACTCTCCTCCcagcacatgctgttccctgcCTGCCGGGCTGGGgtccccatgctctctccccgGCACCCTGACCACGTCCGTCCCACCTGCCTAGATCTTGCACCGCAGCCTCAGGGCTCCCTCCATGTCCTGCAGGGAGGCATGTCCCAGACAGACCGCAGCTCCTTCCAGCCACGCACCCACCTCCAGCATCTGAGCGGGCAGGGCCGTGACCCACGGTGCTGCTCACATCAGCAGCCTGGAGCCATGAGACACCTGCTTTTCCTCACCTCCGAAACTGAGGCTGCACCCATCTCGAAGCCATTCTGAGACCACCTGTTTCTCTCCATCTGGGAAGCCCCCTTCCCGCCTCATGCTCTTCCTGGCTGGGGCGTCTGGGTCACTGGACTCTCCTATCCTCAGACCTGCGCGAAAACACACAGGGAGGCATCCTGACAGGTGGCTGGAAGGAAGGCAGCTGCCCCACTGTGGAGAGAGTGCGGCCCTCCTGGACTCCAGCCCTGCTGGGACTGGCAGGGTCGGCAGGTGCTGGGTTCCAGCCTCAGATGGGGACTTTGGAGGTGGCCTCTGAGCACAGGCACCTCCTCTGTGGCCTTCTCACCAGGTCACAGTTCAAGGAGGCTTTGCAAGCTACGGGGCCTGCCCACAGCAGGGCACTCATGGCCACCTGTCCAGGGTGCCAGGCGGGCTGGGCGGCGAAGGCCAAGGGCACACACTCCCTAGGGTGGGGGGAAAGGTTAGGCCTGGAGGAACTTGTGGAGTGGAGACCCCGAGGCCAGGCCTGGGCCGCTGAGCTTCAGGGCCCTTGGGGGGCTCAGGGAGGAGTGCGGAGGACCCCAGCACCACGAGGAAGCCCTGGAGAGCTACGGCAGGACTCACCTGCGGGGCACCGGGACGGTCCCCAGGGAAGGGGCCCCTGTGGAGGACCCCCCTGGCCCCAGGGCAGTAGGGGAGGATCTAGCTCGGAGTGCGGCTGGAAGGGCCCACCCAG
Above is a window of Callithrix jacchus isolate 240 chromosome 8, calJac240_pri, whole genome shotgun sequence DNA encoding:
- the LOC128928889 gene encoding uncharacterized protein LOC128928889 isoform X2 — encoded protein: MEARWRGRGAPRAFKGAALLPPPPPPPPRPPRPRRDGRAAARAGEEEEERPRAAGRGLGRHRPPRGPLPTPRRPRPARPFPGPGVLPARRFLGGPFQPHSELDPPLLPWGQGGPPQGPLPWGPSRCPAGLRIGESSDPDAPARKSMRREGGFPDGEKQVVSEWLRDGCSLSFGGKQSCGLRSPSANAWHGRQVSQKHQNVPGSWEAWGAPPTLLPLPPQKQDELHSENPVDTS
- the LOC128928889 gene encoding uncharacterized protein LOC128928889 isoform X1, with product MEARWRGRGAPRAFKGAALLPPPPPPPPRPPRPRRDGRAAARAGEEEEERPRAAGRGLGRHRPPRGPLPTPRRPRPARPFPGPGVLPARRFLGGPFQPHSELDPPLLPWGQGGPPQGPLPWGPSRCPAGLRIGESSDPDAPARKSMRREGGFPDGEKQVVSEWLRDGCSLSFGAGKQSCGLRSPSANAWHGRQVSQKHQNVPGSWEAWGAPPTLLPLPPQKQDELHSENPVDTS
- the LOC128928889 gene encoding uncharacterized protein LOC128928889 isoform X4, whose translation is MEARWRGRGAPRAFKGAALLPPPPPPPPRPPRPRRDGRAAARAGEEEEERPRAAGRGLGRHRPPRGPLPTPRRPRPARPFPGPGVLPARRFLGGPFQPHSELDPPLLPWGQGGPPQGPLPWGPSRCPAGLRIGESSDPDAPARKSMRREGGFPDGEKQVVSEWLRDGCSLSFGETGRASQ